The following is a genomic window from Bubalus bubalis isolate 160015118507 breed Murrah chromosome 6, NDDB_SH_1, whole genome shotgun sequence.
TGGCAGGCGTCTTGTTGGACCCTACCTGTATCTTTTAGAAGCCGGAATGCATTTCCCACTTGAGTCTGGACAGTCCTGGAACCCTTAGTGACCACCtcccgcccgccccccccccccccccccccccgcccccaacacacacacacattctcggCTCCCTTCCTCGCTTAGAAGTCAGAGGGTGGAACCCCCCAACTTGAAATTCCCGCCTAATCCCCAACTCCAAGCCTTACCTCGCCAAACAACTGAGGCTATTTCAGCCCAGAAAAGCTGACTgggggccccgccccctcccacgAATCCCCCGAGGCCTGCCACCACCCCTGCCCAGCCACTAGGCCTGTACTGGAACCGGGAACTGGAGGGCAAGTGTGGGATCTCCAAGGGGCTTCCTGGGGATCTGGGCGCTTCCAAGATCCACACTTTCAGACATATATTTTCAGACAACCAACTAGACCTAAATTTGGGGGGCAAGTTAGCAGGAGGTCTGTAAATACCCGGAGGATGAAGTGGTTGACCAAAGAGAAGGATGAATGTCCAGGCCTGCCGGGAGTTAGCCCCTTTTAAGGAGAACTGCACACCTGGGGCTGGGGCCACGTGCGCCAAGGAGCAGCTGCAAGGGAGCTGGATACGTGCAGAGCCCGGAGAAGAGAGTACTTCTGACGGGAAAAAAGGCAAAGCTGGGTCTGGGCGGGGTCCTGAGAGAGTGGGTCTAGGGGCCTGTTTTGGAATGTGCAGCGGCTGAGCTGGAAGCGGAGCTTCAGCCTGCGCCGGGCGCCCACCTCTTCCCCACTCTCCGTCTTCCCCAAGCTGCCTCCGCTTCCCTCGAAAAACCCGCCGCCCAGGAAACCGCTGGGGGCGCTCAGACCGCAGCCCCGGCGCCCCCACCGTGACCGCCCAACCCACCTGAAGGGACCGTGGCTGCCAGGGTTGCCCCCCTCCCGCCGACTCCCCCCACACCTGCGGGCTGCTCTATTTATAACTCGGCACCTATTCCGGGCCTCTGGGCGGGAGCGCGCTGCAGCGCAGCGCTAATCGTCGCCGGGATCTCTGCGCCCCCCAGGGCAGGGGGAGATAAATTTAGCCTCAGGAAGCTCGGGGGAACATTTTCCAAAACTCCGCGTCCCAGAGAAGGCGAAACAGAACCCCCTTGCCCTTAGCTTCCTCCCGCCAGCCGCCAGGCGGCGCAGGTCCCTCAGCTTCTCGAGCCGGGTCGCTGCTTTGAAGCTGGGGTAGGCAAAGGATTGAGGACGAACGACCTAAGGGCACAAAGGGGCGCCCGTCAGAGAGGACAGAGAATGGCCAGAAAAATGGATATGCTACTAAGGTTGGCAAAGACGGGAGTAGACAACTTCAGCTGGGAGTAACTAGAAAGGACTTCTGCCTTTTGAAGGGGAAATAACTCATGTGCAAACGAGATGCAAATAGGGATGCAAATAAGAGCCAATGCCCTTGGAGGTCGGCGCTCTGGCGCCAGTGAAACAACTGTCACACTGCCTTCTGCCCGCCTTTCAGTGTTGCTTGGAAAACGTGGGACTCTCCCAAGAGCATCACCATAATATCTAGTTAATTGCGCATGGCTCCTCAGACCACTTTTCTCGATCCCTCTCCACCTACTTTCTGCACACCATTGAGGATCATGTCCGAGGTAATCAGCTGGGAATCCCGGTTATGAATGAGGCCGCTTTTCCTGCGCATGCTGTCGTATTTGGGGAGTCACTTCCAGTTCTGCCAGTTCAGTTCTTCGAGTTCcgaagaggaaactgagatagAGTGAGGAAAACTGACCTCACCCAAAGCACCAGTGCAGGTACAAAGCCGGTACTGGTAAAACGCTTCCTAGGTGACgcacgcagtggtaaagaacctgcctgccaatgcaggagaagccagagacgtgggttccatccctgggtcgggaagatcctctggagtagggaatggcaacccactccagtattcttgcccggaaaattccatggacagaggagcctggcgggttacagtccatagtttctcaaagactcagacaggactgggcACCGCGCCTTTACCTTTTACCCCTTCAGTTCTGCCCGGTCTCTTTCCGCACTTTACTGGCCTAGTCCTCTACCCCTTGTTGCCACTAGGGGGTTGCTGGGGGGAACGAGGGGTAGATGAGCTCTTACCCATTCCTCCCTGTCTTGGTGCTCCCTATCTTCCTTTATCCCTCCCCTCATCCCCCTCCAGTGAGTTCTGGAGAGAGTGGTTTGGACATTCAAAACCGGAGCTTATTCTAGATAGGAAGAGAACACTACAGGGAAACTGCCATATCTCACTTTTCCTTCTAGACCAGCCGGGAGTCTCTTGGCTCTGTGGCTTACATGGAAAAGGCATAGCTGGGCCTCCCAAATGCCCCTGGCAGGAAATGAAGAACGAGGGGAACTTAGGGTTGAGGTCAAGCGGGAGATCATGGACTGGGTGTAGAACAGAGCTGATTGTCCCCTCCACCCTTTCGCTTTCCTGGCCCTGCCTCCCAGGCCACTTAGACCACCATCCCAAGCATGTGTTCAGAAGAGGAAGGCAGGCTAATTGAGAGAGGCTCTGAATTTGAGATGAAAAAAATCTGGGTTCACCAAATGACTACCCTATTGCAGAGTGCTGTTTGTGTGACTTTGGAGAGGTCACCTCAGTTCTCGGGGCTTGTTCCTTCATGTAAAGATATGATAATTACTCTTGTCCTGCCTACTTTTGAAGTGGACTTTTGTAAGGCTCAGAGCACTCTAGCTGAAACAGGCTTTTGGAATGGTGTATGAGGTTTTTGTTatcctccccatctctctctccaaTCTTTCCACTTTCCGAGCTCTGACACTCTCTTTCCAGCTCTGACACTCTCCCTGGGCTACTGGCAGTCACTACTTGTGTCCCTCCTTCAGCTCCTACCGGGGGCCACAGCCCTGGGCCCTGCCTTCCTCTACCTACCACTTCCCCAGTGGCCCTTGCCAGACATCCCCTCCCCTGGCAAAGTCAGAAGCCTCAGACTTTAGGATCCACCTCCAGCACTGCTGCAGCTCAGTGGGAGTGAGGtctaagaaaggaaaaggaggcagACTTCTCGAGCTTGAGCTCGAGTGAGGGAAGGGCTGGAGCCTGCCAAGCAGGGTGCAGACTGCAGTGGGGAAACTCAGAGGcaaaggtgaattctttatccacCTCTACCACTAACCTCTCTCTGGGTGGATTTAGGACCTTCTCACCGCTGGGCCCTGGGGTCCTGGAGACACAGGGAAGAACACTGACCTGCGTTTTGTGGATGCGGGGCTGCCAGGGATAAGAAATAACCTTGATTTGGAGTACTATAGAGTACCATgctaccataaaaaagaatggacagGCTGTAAGTATATTGGTATGAAATCCTTTACAAGGTATGTGAAGCAAAAACAGCAAGGTGCAGAGTAGGGTGTAGAATATGTTAGTAACTAGAAGGGCAAGTATATGCAGAATGCAGCCACTTCTCTCCACTGCTATGGCTGTAAGCCTGCTATAAGCCACCAACACATCTGGCCCCAATTGTGCCCATTACCTCCTAAGAGGTCTCCACTGTTCTACCCTTGGTCCCCTAAAGGCTATTCTCAACCCAGCGCCAGTGTGaaccttttaaataaaaaaaaccaGTTCATGCTCAGCTGCCTGCAACAGTtccttatttcactcagcatacaATCTCAAGTTGTTACCATGGCCTACTAGGCTTGCTCCAACTCCCACCCCTAGCTcaactttctctttttccataGCACCTATCACCTAATAACATCAATGTGcttgtttttatgtttatattttctgtctctacccACCAGCACGCAAGCTCcataagtatcagttcagttcagttgctcagtcgtgtccgactctttgcgaccccatgaatcgcagcacgccaggcctccctgtccatcaccaactcctggagttcactcagactcacgtccatcgagtcagtgatgccatccagccatctcatcctctgtcgtccccttctcctcctgcccccaatccctcccagcatcagagtcttttccagtgagtcaactcttcgcatgaggtggccaaagtactggagtttcagctttagtatcattccttccaaagaaatcccagggctgatctctttcagaatggactggttggatctccttgcagtccaagggactctcaagaatcttctccaacaccacagttcaaaagcaccaattcttcggcgctcagccttcttcacagtccaactctcacatccatacatgaccacaggaaaaaccaaagccttgactagacggacttttgttggcaaagtgatgtctctgcttttgaatatgctatctaggttggtcataactttccttccaaggagtaagtgtcttttaatttcatggctgcagtcaccatctgcagtggttttggagcccaaaaaaataaagtctgacactgtttccactgtttccccatctatttcccatgaagtggtgggactggatgccatgatcttcgttttctgaatgttgagctttaagccaacttttccactcccctctttcactttcatcaagaggctttttagttcctcttcactttctgccataagagtggtgtcatctgcatatctgaggttattgatatttctcctggcaatcttgattccagcttgtgcttcttccagtccagcgtttctcatgatgtactctgcatagaagttaaataagcagggtgacaatatacagccttgacgtactccttttcctatttggaaccagtctgttgttccatgtccagttctaactgttgcttcctgacctgcatacaaatttctcaagaggcaggtcaggtggtctggtactcccatctctttcagaattttccacagttgattgtgatccacacagtcaaaggctttggcgtagtcaataaagcagaaatagatgtttttctggaactctcttgctttttccatgatccagcagatgttggccatttgatctctggttcctctgccttttaagtATAGGGATCTGTTTTGTTCTCTGCTGTATTCAAAGCAGCCAGAATGGCAtacagcagatgctcaataatatatgttaaatgaaagaatgaatcttttgccatttgcaacagcatggttgaacctggagggtattatgcttaatgaaataagtcagagaaagacaaatatggtatgTTATCACTCACGtgtgtaatctaaaaaacaaaacgaaTGGATataagatacagagaacaaactagtggttactagtggagaaggaagggggagggacAAGATAGGtctaggggattaagaggtacaaactactatgtataaaataaataagctacaagtatattttgtacagcacagggaatatagccaacattttataataactttaaatggagtataatctataaaaattttgaatcactatgctgtacacatgaaactaatataatattgtaagtcaactatacatcaatttaaAGAACTTAACAAAAAATGCTGTCCAAGAAACAGGTCACCATGGTTACCTCTGGGGAGGAAAGCCAGGGGATAGGTGCTAGGGGATAAAGAATTATCAGAGTTCTTTGCTCTAGGCATATATTACTTtgacaaacaaagaaaaagaaaacaagcccaGGGGAAAAGGAGTTAACTAAGAAGTCTGAGGAAGAGCTGGTCCCTGGCAGTAGGAGAGGGTCGCATACACCACCTCCAGGCCAGTGTCCCAGGACAGAATGGGGCAAAGGCATAACTGGGCCCCAGAGAATGCTGGGTAGAGATCCGAGGGACACTTTGGCTGGCTCTGAGGTTGTGGGGGTCTGAGTGGGCATGTCAGTAGGCAGGAGCAAGACGATGTAAATAACTGGTGTGTACTGATCCCAGGGAGTGATTCAGGGAGAGCATGTATTGGTGGCTGCCAAGGGGAAGCGAAGACTCAATTCTGCTCATTCTGGCTGTGTCCTGTGCATTGTCATAAGCCTGCAGGACAGCTTTCTCTTGCAGCTTTGTGTGTGAGCTAGAGgagcagggcttgatctctgtAAGCTGGGAACTAGTACCAGCTCAGCGCTTTCCCCAAGATCTTCAGGGGCAGGGAGCTGGCTAGATCAGGTCTTCTATTTAGGTTCCCAGCCTTACATGGAGGGCCTCATAAGGACCCCACCCAAGCTAGACTCCTCCCTTTCTACAAGTTGGGAGGAACCCGGCCTTTCCACCCAACGCCCTCCCCACCCAGGCACCAGTGAGTCAGGAAACCTGGCTTTCAGTCTTTCTATCCAGGACAACCTCCTTTCCTCCCTGGGTCCCAAACTGTTCCGGTGCTGACTTTTTCTGATTCCCCTGTAGACATTTAGAACTTTCGGTCTCAAGGCCTATTTATTATACATATagttcagtgattctcaaacagaGAGACTGGGGGCAGGCCATTCCTGGTATTGGGAGGGTATGGTAAGATCAGCCATCTGGGCCAGTAGGCTCCCTGAGCCAGACTTGGAGGAGTGCCAGGTCCTGCTGCAGTCTGACTGGGGTCCTAGCCAGCAGGCCAATCTCCTGTGCACCAGAGGTGCgctggaggtgggggctgggaacGGAGGCCCAGAGATGAGGCAGGTCTGACAGACGGCACAAACTGGAACCAGGATAGCACTTCACTCGGTGTTTGTGGCCCATCCTTGGTCAAGCACATCTGGCTCCGGGAGTCTTGATGGACGCTGGACTGGGtgctaaaaaaagaagaatgggaaGCTGAGAGGCAGGCTCTGCCACAGAAGTTGCAACCATGCCTCCTGTCTGTCTGCCCTACCCTGCCCACCTGAACAATGCCGGCCATGGTGCCCATGGAGTGGAGGCAGGTCTCTGCCACCATTAATCCAGCAGCTCCTTGATACACCAGCAGCAGAGGAGGATGTAGGCCAATTCCTTCAGGGTCCGCTGCAGGCCCTCCCACCCTGTGCCCATCTTCATGATGGGAACCCGAAATCCAGTGTCTCTCAGGACTCCTCCGAGGGAGAAGGGCAGGGTCTGGGCTAGGGGCTGTGTCCGGGGCTGCATGTGGGCTGCAGCTGAGGAAGGGTGTGGTAGCTTCGTCCTGTGCCTTTTATCTTCATTGTCCccacccacttcagacctcatgACTGTGGGCACAAGGGCCCCAGGGTCTAGCACAGGGAAGGTTCTGGGCCCGAGAATGGGCTGAGTCAGCCCCTGTGCCCAGGGATGCTGGGATGGGGTTAGTAGGAGGGCCTGGCCACTCCATCTTTCATCCTCCATGGCCAGGCCAGCTCAGCTTCCCTTTTTCCAGCCTGGGTCTTGAAACCCTGGGTCTACTGCCTGGTTGTCCCTCCCCCCTACCCCCCAGGGTTGGCACTACTCCCTGCTTCTGCCCTCTAGTGGGCTCCTGCTGAGGCTGGCACTGAAAATCATCAGTGAGAGCTCCTTTCCAGCCTGCTCTCCCCCACATCCCCCTTAGAGTGAGCACTGGGGGCTCCGAGCTGCCAGGGCCTGGCTTCCTTTTGCTTCTCCCATTCCCTGAAGCAGGAAGACAAAGGCACAGCCAGAGCAACAGGCACAGGAGAGGTGGTTTATTGACTGGTTAGACCCCAGGAcggcctccttccttccctccttggaAAGGGCGGGAGTGGGAGGTCACGTGCGGGAGTTCCGCTCCTCGTCTTCGTTCTCAAGCAGGTAGGCCGGACGGTAGGTGGGCTGTCCTCCTGGG
Proteins encoded in this region:
- the LOC112585545 gene encoding lens epithelial cell protein LEP503; protein product: MEDERWSGQALLLTPSQHPWAQGLTQPILGPRTFPVLDPGALVPTVMRSEVGGDNEDKRHRTKLPHPSSAAAHMQPRTQPLAQTLPFSLGGVLRDTGFRVPIMKMGTGWEGLQRTLKELAYILLCCWCIKELLD